A single window of Sphingobium sp. SCG-1 DNA harbors:
- a CDS encoding DMT family transporter, whose product MNGAAALGAKLWQRPYLLLSLTILFWAGNSVIGRAVRESVPPMALASFRWVGASFILLPFAWTHVRADLPLLRTRWKIVLILGLLGVAAFNTLLYLGVHYTTASNALLIQAAIPPIILLMAWLGQGERTSLPRLAATLLSMLGVLVVIARGSFDTLMHMTLNRGDILVLIAALSWAAYTILLPKRPEVHPLTFLAVTFLIGAVCVVPLAIWEFLRGARILWTPGSIGALLYVATFPSLLAYVFYVRGVSLVGSAVAGQFINAMPLVGALMAVLLLGETLAGYHLVGMAMILGGIIWFAQAPNPPREAAA is encoded by the coding sequence GTGAACGGGGCGGCAGCGCTGGGCGCTAAGCTGTGGCAGCGGCCCTATCTTTTGCTGAGTCTGACGATCTTGTTCTGGGCCGGGAACAGCGTCATCGGTCGGGCTGTCCGCGAAAGCGTGCCGCCAATGGCATTGGCGTCCTTTCGCTGGGTTGGCGCCAGCTTCATCCTCCTGCCATTTGCCTGGACACACGTTCGCGCTGACCTGCCCCTGCTGCGTACCAGGTGGAAGATCGTGCTCATTCTTGGCTTGCTGGGCGTGGCGGCATTTAACACATTGCTATATCTCGGCGTGCATTACACAACGGCAAGCAACGCTTTGCTCATCCAGGCTGCGATACCGCCCATCATCCTGCTGATGGCATGGCTCGGCCAAGGCGAGCGAACCTCCCTGCCCCGACTGGCGGCCACCCTTCTTTCCATGCTGGGGGTTTTGGTCGTCATCGCCCGAGGCAGCTTCGACACATTGATGCATATGACGCTTAATCGCGGCGACATATTGGTGCTGATCGCAGCGTTGTCCTGGGCCGCTTATACGATTTTGCTACCGAAGCGGCCGGAGGTTCATCCGCTGACGTTCCTGGCGGTCACGTTCCTGATCGGCGCGGTCTGCGTCGTGCCGCTGGCGATCTGGGAATTCCTACGCGGCGCGCGCATCCTGTGGACGCCGGGTTCGATAGGCGCGCTGCTCTATGTCGCCACGTTCCCTTCGCTCCTCGCCTATGTGTTCTATGTGCGCGGGGTTTCGCTGGTTGGAAGTGCCGTTGCGGGGCAGTTCATCAATGCGATGCCATTGGTGGGCGCATTGATGGCGGTACTATTATTGGGAGAGACGCTGGCGGGTTATCATCTCGTCGGAATGGCGATGATCCTTGGCGGGATCATCTGGTTCGCGCAGGCGCCTAACCCGCCGCGGGAAGCCGCAGCCTGA
- the metZ gene encoding O-succinylhomoserine sulfhydrylase: MKRHSGQDPKITANWRPATLAVRGGTARSEWGETSEALFLTSGYSYDRAEDAAARFSGDQQGMTYSRLQNPTVEMLEKRIALLEGAEACRATTTGMAAMTAALLCQLSAGDHVVAGKALFGSCRWLTDTLLPKFGIETTTVDARDLSAWEAAIRPNTKVFFFETPANPTMDVVDLAAVCGLAKAHGITSVVDNAFATPALQRPMDFGADVVAYSATKMMDGQGRVLAGAICGSEDFILNTLLPFHRNTGPTLSAFNAWVVLKGLETLDLRIRRQSENAIKVANFLESRVDRVMYPGIPSHPQHDLAMRQMDMAGPIFSLYTGGGRAGAHGLLNGLQLIDISNNIGDSRSLMTHPASTTHYGMAEEARLEVGITEDMLRINVGLEDPEDLIADLDQALKSIGR, from the coding sequence ATGAAACGGCACAGCGGCCAAGACCCCAAGATCACCGCCAACTGGCGGCCCGCTACGCTCGCGGTAAGGGGCGGCACTGCGCGTTCGGAATGGGGCGAAACCTCCGAAGCTCTGTTCCTGACTTCTGGCTATTCCTACGACCGCGCAGAGGATGCCGCTGCACGGTTCTCGGGCGATCAGCAGGGGATGACCTACAGCCGCCTGCAAAACCCCACGGTCGAGATGCTGGAAAAGCGCATCGCACTGCTGGAAGGGGCGGAAGCCTGCCGTGCCACCACGACCGGCATGGCCGCGATGACGGCAGCGCTGCTCTGCCAGCTTTCCGCGGGCGATCATGTCGTCGCGGGCAAGGCGCTGTTCGGCTCCTGCCGCTGGCTCACCGATACGCTGCTGCCCAAATTCGGGATAGAGACGACGACCGTAGACGCGCGCGACCTTTCCGCATGGGAAGCCGCCATCCGCCCGAATACGAAGGTCTTCTTTTTCGAAACGCCCGCCAATCCGACGATGGATGTGGTGGATCTTGCGGCCGTCTGCGGGCTCGCCAAGGCGCACGGGATCACCTCGGTCGTGGACAATGCCTTCGCGACGCCTGCGCTCCAGCGCCCGATGGATTTCGGCGCAGACGTCGTCGCTTATAGCGCCACGAAGATGATGGACGGGCAGGGCCGCGTCCTCGCCGGCGCAATCTGCGGTTCGGAAGATTTCATCCTCAATACGCTACTGCCGTTCCACCGCAACACCGGCCCGACACTCAGCGCGTTCAATGCGTGGGTGGTCTTGAAGGGCCTGGAAACGCTCGACCTGCGCATCCGCCGCCAGAGCGAGAACGCGATCAAGGTCGCCAATTTCCTCGAAAGCCGCGTGGATCGCGTCATGTATCCCGGCATCCCCAGCCACCCGCAGCACGATCTCGCCATGCGGCAGATGGACATGGCCGGACCGATCTTCTCGCTCTACACCGGCGGCGGCAGGGCAGGGGCGCACGGCCTGCTGAACGGTTTGCAGCTTATCGACATCAGTAACAATATCGGCGATTCCCGCTCGCTGATGACGCATCCGGCATCGACCACGCACTATGGCATGGCGGAAGAAGCACGGCTGGAAGTCGGCATCACCGAGGATATGCTGCGCATCAACGTCGGTCTCGAAGATCCCGAGGATTTGATCGCTGATCTCGATCAGGCACTGAAGTCGATTGGCCGTTGA
- a CDS encoding polyprenyl synthetase family protein, producing MTATTSGNVVRLGRNSTPSLDPMMALVAGGMNSVNSVILDRMQSRIPLIPELAGHLIAGGGKRMRPMLTLACAELLQYPGTRHYKLAAAVEFIHTATLLHDDVVDQSGLRRGRRTANIIWGNSASVLVGDFLFSRSFELMVEDGSLKVLKILANASAVIAEGEVSQLTAQRRIETDENHYLDIIGAKTAALFAAACRIAAVVAERDEAQEQALDAYGRNLGIAFQLVDDAIDYESDGATMGKDAGDDFRDGKVTLPVILAYARGNEEQRDFWKAAIAGHRTSDEDLTYATTLLRETGAIADTMARARHYGQRAIDALGPFTNGQAKAALTEAVEFAIARAY from the coding sequence ATGACCGCAACGACCTCCGGAAATGTAGTACGCCTGGGCCGCAACAGCACGCCGTCGCTCGACCCGATGATGGCGCTGGTCGCAGGCGGCATGAACAGCGTCAACAGCGTGATCCTCGACCGGATGCAATCGCGTATCCCGCTGATCCCCGAACTCGCCGGGCATCTGATCGCGGGCGGTGGCAAGCGAATGCGTCCGATGCTGACGCTGGCCTGCGCCGAACTGCTGCAATATCCCGGCACGCGGCACTATAAGCTCGCCGCTGCCGTCGAATTCATTCACACCGCCACGCTGCTGCATGATGATGTCGTGGATCAGTCCGGCCTGCGCCGTGGCCGCCGTACCGCCAACATCATTTGGGGCAACAGCGCCAGCGTGCTGGTCGGCGATTTCCTGTTCAGCCGCTCCTTCGAATTGATGGTGGAAGACGGATCGCTGAAGGTATTGAAGATCCTCGCCAACGCGTCGGCCGTCATTGCGGAAGGTGAAGTCAGCCAGCTCACCGCGCAACGCCGGATCGAGACGGACGAGAATCACTATCTCGACATCATCGGCGCAAAGACCGCCGCCCTCTTCGCCGCTGCCTGCCGCATTGCCGCCGTGGTTGCCGAACGTGACGAAGCGCAGGAACAGGCACTCGACGCCTATGGCCGCAACCTCGGCATAGCGTTCCAGTTGGTCGACGACGCCATCGACTATGAGTCGGACGGCGCGACCATGGGCAAGGACGCGGGCGACGATTTCCGCGACGGTAAAGTCACGCTCCCCGTCATCCTCGCTTACGCACGCGGGAACGAGGAGCAACGCGACTTCTGGAAAGCGGCGATCGCGGGTCACCGCACCTCCGACGAAGACCTGACATACGCCACCACGCTGCTGCGCGAGACCGGCGCGATCGCCGACACTATGGCCCGCGCCCGGCATTACGGGCAGCGCGCTATCGACGCCCTTGGCCCATTCACCAATGGCCAGGCCAAGGCGGCGCTCACCGAAGCAGTGGAATTCGCCATCGCCCGCGCTTATTGA
- a CDS encoding SIMPL domain-containing protein: MLMKFAPLILPALLLTTAAHAQTQVNLTETAPVVTLNVTETVEATPDVATVGTGVETRAMTAKQAMSDNAEKMTSLIAALTKAGIPKKDIQTSGLRLNAQYDYSGRNPNGSQSPPKFIGYEAANQLSVTLRDVSKVGDLLDRMVAAGATSINGPNFSIDDPAPLHVQARGAALKTAKAQADFYAQQTGFRSARLVSISESNSGGMRPLAFAADRMKVSLQAAPTPVEPGQVSAAVTLTVQYALER; the protein is encoded by the coding sequence ATGCTCATGAAGTTCGCCCCCCTAATCCTCCCCGCGTTGCTGCTGACGACGGCGGCACATGCGCAAACACAGGTGAACCTCACCGAGACTGCGCCGGTCGTGACGCTCAATGTCACCGAAACCGTGGAAGCGACGCCCGACGTCGCGACCGTCGGCACGGGCGTCGAGACGCGCGCGATGACGGCGAAGCAGGCTATGTCGGACAATGCCGAGAAGATGACGAGCCTGATCGCGGCGCTCACCAAGGCGGGCATCCCGAAGAAGGACATCCAGACCAGCGGCCTCCGCCTCAATGCGCAATATGATTATAGCGGCCGCAATCCCAACGGATCGCAGTCGCCGCCAAAATTCATTGGCTACGAAGCCGCGAACCAATTGAGCGTCACCCTGCGCGATGTATCGAAGGTCGGCGACTTGCTCGACCGGATGGTGGCCGCGGGTGCGACCAGCATCAACGGCCCCAATTTTTCGATAGACGATCCCGCACCACTGCATGTGCAGGCGCGCGGCGCTGCGCTCAAGACCGCAAAGGCACAAGCGGACTTCTACGCCCAGCAAACAGGCTTCCGTTCCGCGCGTCTGGTCTCGATCAGCGAGAGCAATAGCGGCGGTATGCGTCCGCTGGCGTTCGCGGCCGATCGCATGAAAGTCTCCTTACAGGCTGCACCGACTCCCGTCGAACCCGGCCAAGTCTCCGCTGCGGTGACACTCACCGTGCAATACGCACTGGAACGCTAG
- a CDS encoding response regulator transcription factor, translating into MRLLIVEDEPSLGQQLKNTLEGAGYAVDLATDGEDGHFLGSTEAYDAVVLDLGLPEIDGLTVLDRWRKDGKTFPVLVLTARDSWSDKVAGLDAGADDYLAKPFQSEELIARLRALIRRASGNASSELIAGDVRLDTRSGKVTLNGEPVKLTAQEYKLLSYLIHHKGKVVSRTELIEHIYDQDFDRDSNTIEVFVTRIRKKLGADVITTIRGLGYSLDEPVG; encoded by the coding sequence ATGCGTCTGTTGATCGTAGAGGATGAGCCAAGCCTCGGCCAGCAACTCAAGAATACGCTGGAAGGCGCAGGCTATGCTGTCGACTTAGCGACCGATGGCGAAGATGGCCATTTCCTGGGCTCTACCGAAGCCTATGACGCGGTCGTGCTTGACCTTGGCCTGCCCGAAATCGACGGACTGACTGTCCTTGATCGCTGGCGCAAGGATGGCAAGACGTTCCCTGTTCTCGTCCTCACCGCCCGCGATAGCTGGTCGGACAAGGTCGCGGGCCTCGACGCCGGTGCCGACGACTATCTTGCCAAACCCTTCCAGAGCGAGGAACTGATCGCCCGCCTGCGCGCGTTGATCCGCCGCGCATCGGGCAATGCGTCGAGCGAACTTATCGCGGGCGACGTCCGCCTCGATACACGCTCTGGCAAGGTCACGCTGAACGGCGAGCCGGTGAAGCTCACGGCGCAGGAATATAAGCTCCTGTCCTATCTGATCCACCACAAGGGCAAGGTCGTCAGCCGCACCGAACTGATCGAGCATATCTACGATCAGGATTTCGACCGCGACTCCAACACCATCGAAGTGTTCGTCACGCGCATCCGCAAGAAGCTCGGTGCGGACGTCATTACGACGATCCGTGGGCTTGGTTACAGCCTGGATGAGCCAGTCGGCTGA
- a CDS encoding ABC-F family ATP-binding cassette domain-containing protein, which translates to MAAPILSFENLGLNQGSGWLFKGLDIQVGQRDRLALIGRNGAGKTTLLKLLAGSIEADQGTRSIVPGKHVVMLEQDPDVRAFATLHDFALSGEFAPEPHEVEAIADQLGVDLSREAATASGGERRRAAICRALASEPDLLLLDEPTNHLDIAAIDWLESWLNRYNGAFVVISHDRTFLTRLTKQTLWLDRGSIRRAEIGFGGFDSWMEQVYAEETRAAEKLDAKLKIEAHWLERGVTARRKRNQGRLSKLYEMREQRAAMVGPQGIAKLAMASDGSKTKSVITTAHATKRFGDRTIIDDFSIRIQRGDRIGIVGGNGAGKTTLLKLLTGEIEPDSGIVTLSKTLDMIFIDQQRSLMAPEKRVREVLAEGGDWIDVRGVRKHVHGYLKEFLFDPSLAEAKVGTLSGGERSRLLLAREFARESNLLVLDEPTNDLDLETMDLLQEVIADYDGTVLIVSHDRDFLDKTVTMTLGLDGSGEIDIVVGGYQDWMKQRKARNAPKVAKKVEAAAPVAPAPKVVKLTYKDQRDYELLPRRIEEIEAAIARDEAALADPALYVKNPDKFASLTEAIDRARAEKDAAEERWLELAEKVGG; encoded by the coding sequence ATGGCGGCACCTATACTCAGTTTCGAAAATCTTGGTCTCAATCAGGGCAGCGGCTGGCTGTTCAAGGGGCTGGACATACAGGTCGGGCAACGCGACCGGCTGGCGCTGATCGGGCGCAACGGCGCGGGCAAGACGACGCTGTTGAAGCTGCTTGCCGGCAGCATCGAGGCGGATCAAGGCACGCGATCGATCGTGCCGGGCAAGCATGTCGTGATGCTGGAGCAAGATCCGGATGTGCGGGCCTTCGCGACGCTGCATGATTTCGCGCTATCTGGCGAGTTCGCGCCGGAGCCGCATGAGGTCGAGGCGATTGCCGATCAGTTGGGCGTCGACTTGTCGCGCGAAGCGGCCACCGCGAGCGGCGGCGAGCGGCGGCGGGCGGCGATCTGCCGTGCGCTCGCGAGCGAGCCGGACCTGCTGCTGCTGGACGAACCGACCAACCATCTGGACATCGCCGCGATCGACTGGCTGGAGAGCTGGCTCAACCGTTACAATGGTGCGTTCGTGGTCATCAGCCATGACCGGACCTTCCTGACGCGGCTGACGAAGCAGACACTCTGGCTGGATCGGGGCAGCATCCGGCGCGCGGAGATCGGCTTCGGCGGGTTCGATTCGTGGATGGAGCAGGTTTACGCCGAGGAAACGCGCGCGGCGGAGAAGCTGGATGCGAAGTTGAAGATCGAGGCGCACTGGCTGGAGCGCGGCGTGACGGCGCGGCGCAAGCGCAATCAGGGCCGCTTGTCTAAGCTATATGAAATGCGCGAGCAGCGCGCCGCGATGGTCGGACCGCAGGGGATCGCCAAGCTGGCGATGGCGAGCGATGGAAGCAAGACCAAGAGCGTCATCACTACGGCGCACGCGACGAAGCGCTTTGGCGACCGCACGATCATCGACGATTTCAGCATCCGCATCCAGCGCGGCGACCGGATCGGTATCGTCGGCGGCAATGGCGCGGGCAAGACGACATTGCTCAAGCTGCTGACGGGCGAGATCGAGCCGGATAGCGGCATTGTGACGCTGTCGAAGACGCTGGACATGATCTTCATCGACCAGCAGCGCAGCCTGATGGCGCCGGAGAAGCGCGTGCGCGAAGTGCTGGCAGAAGGTGGCGACTGGATCGACGTGCGCGGCGTGCGCAAGCATGTGCATGGCTATTTGAAGGAGTTCCTGTTCGATCCGTCGCTGGCCGAGGCGAAGGTTGGGACGTTATCGGGTGGCGAGCGATCGCGGCTGTTGCTGGCGCGGGAATTTGCGCGGGAGTCAAACCTGCTGGTGCTGGACGAGCCGACCAATGATCTCGACTTGGAGACGATGGACCTTTTGCAGGAAGTGATCGCCGATTATGACGGCACGGTGCTGATCGTCAGCCATGACCGCGACTTCCTCGACAAGACAGTAACGATGACGCTGGGGCTGGATGGCTCGGGCGAAATCGACATTGTGGTGGGTGGCTATCAGGACTGGATGAAGCAGCGGAAAGCGCGCAACGCGCCTAAGGTTGCGAAGAAGGTTGAGGCGGCTGCGCCTGTTGCACCTGCGCCGAAAGTCGTGAAGTTGACGTATAAGGATCAGCGGGATTACGAGCTGCTGCCGCGCCGGATCGAGGAGATCGAAGCGGCGATTGCGCGGGACGAGGCGGCGTTGGCCGATCCGGCGTTATATGTGAAGAACCCGGACAAGTTCGCGAGCCTGACCGAGGCCATCGATCGGGCGCGGGCGGAGAAGGACGCGGCGGAGGAGAGGTGGCTGGAGCTGGCGGAGAAAGTCGGAGGCTAG
- a CDS encoding sensor histidine kinase — MIGIASLWIVVLLLGGGIALDRVLADAVTRNFDDGMNYVLTAMIASAELGPDGEVFFNRPLADQRFLEPNSGLYYQISAPGREDWRSRSLWDRALKVDTTHEDRDFHVYDSKQFPGEDLRVMERRVVLPGSKTAWMFMVAQARSGLDSQIEALRSTLLKSFAMLGLGLIVMVALQTIYGLLPLRRVRLEIIAMRAGEKSRVTAPMPSELRPMVEELNALLAHNERQAEEARTHAGNLAHALKTPLTVIMNAATANAPDLGDTVIREATTMRRQVDHHLARARAVGRRGSAQSRAEVWGSLQAVERAVARLYPYVRIDMDGDKTVAVRVERQDLDELLGNLIENAAKYGGGSVFATVSRALDMVDIAIEDDGRGIAEADRERIFDRGVRLDSGKPGTGLGLAIVRDVAEIYGGTVTLEESEDLGGTLVRLRLPAAG; from the coding sequence ATCATCGGCATTGCGTCGCTGTGGATCGTCGTGCTGCTGCTGGGCGGGGGCATTGCGCTCGACCGCGTGCTGGCGGACGCAGTGACGCGCAATTTCGACGACGGCATGAACTACGTGCTGACCGCGATGATCGCGTCGGCCGAACTTGGGCCCGATGGCGAAGTGTTCTTCAATCGCCCGCTCGCCGATCAGCGCTTCCTCGAACCGAACAGCGGCCTTTACTACCAGATCAGCGCGCCCGGTCGCGAAGACTGGCGCTCGCGCTCGTTATGGGATCGCGCGCTGAAGGTCGACACGACGCATGAGGACCGCGACTTTCATGTCTACGACAGCAAGCAGTTCCCCGGCGAGGACTTGCGCGTCATGGAGCGCCGCGTGGTCCTGCCCGGCTCCAAGACGGCATGGATGTTCATGGTCGCACAGGCCCGGTCAGGTCTCGATAGCCAGATAGAGGCGTTGCGATCGACGCTGCTCAAAAGCTTCGCCATGCTCGGGCTGGGGCTGATCGTCATGGTTGCGCTCCAGACGATCTACGGACTGCTCCCTCTTCGTCGCGTGCGGCTGGAGATCATTGCCATGCGCGCTGGTGAAAAGAGTCGCGTCACTGCGCCGATGCCGAGCGAATTGCGGCCGATGGTCGAGGAGCTGAACGCCCTGTTGGCGCACAACGAACGACAGGCGGAGGAAGCGCGCACTCACGCCGGCAATCTCGCCCATGCGCTCAAGACGCCGCTCACCGTGATCATGAACGCCGCGACGGCCAATGCGCCGGACCTTGGCGACACAGTCATCCGCGAAGCCACGACGATGCGACGGCAAGTCGATCACCACCTTGCCCGCGCCCGCGCCGTCGGCCGTCGCGGTTCCGCACAAAGCCGCGCCGAAGTCTGGGGCAGCCTGCAAGCCGTCGAGCGCGCCGTCGCCCGGCTTTACCCCTATGTCCGCATCGACATGGACGGCGACAAGACCGTCGCGGTTCGGGTGGAGCGTCAGGATCTCGACGAACTGCTCGGCAACCTGATCGAAAATGCCGCGAAATATGGCGGTGGCAGCGTGTTCGCGACCGTGTCCCGCGCGCTCGACATGGTCGACATAGCGATAGAAGACGACGGGCGCGGCATTGCCGAGGCCGACCGCGAACGCATATTCGATCGGGGCGTGCGGCTCGATTCGGGGAAGCCGGGGACGGGGCTCGGCCTTGCTATCGTGCGGGACGTGGCGGAAATATACGGCGGCACTGTCACGCTTGAAGAGAGTGAAGACCTGGGCGGTACCCTCGTCAGGCTGCGGCTTCCCGCGGCGGGTTAG
- the apaG gene encoding Co2+/Mg2+ efflux protein ApaG, with protein MKSLFPFASTTHDITVRVSVSFLPEQSEPDRGRWFWAYHIRLENEGTSPVQLLTRRWLITDGRGAQHHVEGEGVVGEQPVLQPGKSYDYVSGCPLQTPTGAMKGSYHMVGVSGETFDIAIPEFPLIAPAIAE; from the coding sequence GTGAAATCGCTGTTCCCCTTTGCCTCGACCACGCACGACATCACCGTGCGCGTGTCGGTCAGCTTCCTGCCGGAGCAGTCCGAGCCGGATCGTGGCCGCTGGTTCTGGGCCTACCACATCCGCCTGGAGAATGAGGGGACGTCGCCTGTCCAGCTTCTCACGCGCCGCTGGCTCATCACAGACGGGCGCGGCGCGCAGCATCATGTCGAGGGCGAAGGCGTCGTCGGTGAGCAACCCGTGCTGCAACCCGGCAAATCCTACGACTATGTGTCCGGCTGCCCGCTTCAGACGCCGACGGGCGCCATGAAGGGCAGCTACCATATGGTCGGCGTCAGCGGCGAGACATTCGATATCGCCATTCCGGAATTTCCTCTGATCGCCCCAGCCATCGCCGAATGA
- a CDS encoding GNAT family N-acetyltransferase — MIAPEHFTTDRLMLRPLLPSDAEALFPAFSDPDLMTWWSSGPHATVEETRAYINPEGGYGDDWLAWAITSNGEDAIGRVGAGMRRPGVWEIGYLLRRDLWGRGYAREAVAGVVDYLFNEKDARRIFADVDPDNVLSIGLLRRLGFREEGRLRAEWETHLGVRDSLIFGLLKDEWNAAR, encoded by the coding sequence ATGATCGCACCGGAGCATTTCACCACCGACCGGCTGATGCTCCGTCCTCTTCTGCCCTCTGATGCGGAAGCGTTGTTCCCTGCCTTCTCCGATCCCGATCTGATGACATGGTGGTCAAGCGGGCCGCACGCCACCGTCGAGGAAACCCGCGCCTACATCAATCCTGAAGGCGGCTATGGCGACGACTGGCTCGCCTGGGCGATTACCTCCAACGGTGAGGATGCGATTGGCCGCGTCGGTGCGGGGATGCGCCGTCCCGGTGTGTGGGAAATCGGCTACCTCCTGCGCCGCGACCTTTGGGGTCGTGGCTACGCGCGCGAGGCCGTCGCAGGCGTTGTCGACTATTTGTTCAACGAGAAAGACGCGCGTCGCATCTTCGCCGATGTCGATCCTGACAATGTGCTTTCGATCGGTTTGCTGCGGCGCCTCGGTTTCCGAGAGGAAGGCCGCCTGCGTGCAGAATGGGAAACGCATCTGGGCGTCCGAGACAGCCTGATCTTCGGGCTGCTCAAGGATGAGTGGAATGCAGCGCGGTGA
- a CDS encoding chorismate mutase: protein MDETLQRYRESIDNIDAALVFMLAERFKVTQAVGEHKALNKLPPADPGREERQIARLRQLAGDANLDPDFTEKFLRFIIDEVIRHHERARDQ, encoded by the coding sequence ATGGACGAAACGCTGCAACGCTATCGCGAAAGTATCGACAATATCGACGCCGCGCTGGTGTTCATGCTGGCCGAGCGTTTCAAGGTGACGCAGGCCGTGGGCGAGCACAAGGCGTTGAACAAGCTCCCTCCTGCCGATCCGGGGCGCGAGGAGCGGCAGATTGCGCGGCTGCGGCAATTGGCTGGCGACGCCAATCTGGACCCTGACTTCACCGAGAAGTTCCTGCGGTTCATCATCGACGAAGTGATCCGCCACCATGAGCGCGCGCGAGACCAGTGA
- a CDS encoding LysR family transcriptional regulator — protein sequence MKRTHLPLNGLRVLDAAARHLSFTRAADELAVTPAAVGQQIRALEDMLGVVLFRRTPKGLELTPETEAGLDALRSGFLMFEEAVRAMQVGQSSLSLTIAAPRDITAKWLQGQLAIYAQGQTDLHFSLVAADDILDFTEANLDLALRLTDGPGEHEGVRVGTAAFVTVEAPQGGSDRLIDWPGSPEAGEADPFMRVADAGLAIEAAANGFGRATVPLLLASRDIAEGRVAQVGEPVESARGYWLVAPLPQWRQKKVKALVEALKGSEAP from the coding sequence ATGAAACGCACGCACCTGCCCCTGAATGGCCTGCGCGTGCTGGATGCCGCCGCGCGGCATCTGAGCTTTACGCGCGCCGCCGATGAGCTCGCGGTGACGCCTGCGGCCGTCGGTCAGCAAATTCGCGCGCTGGAGGACATGCTGGGCGTGGTCCTCTTCCGCCGCACGCCCAAGGGCCTCGAACTCACGCCCGAGACCGAAGCGGGCCTTGATGCGCTCCGGTCCGGCTTCCTGATGTTCGAGGAAGCGGTGCGCGCGATGCAGGTCGGCCAGTCCAGCCTGTCGCTCACCATCGCCGCGCCACGCGACATTACCGCGAAATGGCTCCAGGGGCAGCTAGCCATATATGCGCAGGGTCAGACCGATCTGCATTTCTCGCTGGTCGCTGCCGACGATATTCTCGATTTCACTGAAGCCAATCTCGACCTTGCTTTGCGCCTCACCGACGGCCCCGGCGAGCATGAAGGCGTTCGCGTCGGCACTGCGGCTTTCGTCACGGTGGAAGCGCCGCAGGGCGGTTCGGATCGCCTCATCGACTGGCCCGGATCGCCCGAAGCGGGGGAGGCCGATCCCTTCATGCGCGTTGCCGATGCGGGCCTTGCCATCGAGGCGGCGGCGAACGGCTTTGGCCGTGCGACCGTGCCGCTCCTTCTCGCCAGCCGCGACATAGCCGAGGGCCGCGTTGCCCAAGTCGGCGAACCCGTCGAATCCGCACGCGGTTACTGGCTCGTCGCGCCGCTTCCCCAGTGGCGACAAAAGAAGGTGAAGGCGCTCGTTGAAGCCCTGAAAGGCAGTGAGGCACCATGA